GCCACCGCCCAGTATACTTTGCCGGCCGAACCACCAGCGGCGTTGACCAAAATTAAGGCAATCCGCTTGGAAAGCCCCGATTTTTCCATACAGGCGGCCATAATAAACCCGATAACGATGAGCCAAAGGGCAGTATTGGCATAACCGCTGAAAGCGCCGCCCAAGCTCGTTGCGTTGAGGGAAGCAAGCAGAAAAACAATCATAAGACCGCTAAGGGCATCATCTACGGCCTGCGTCGCCCAGATGACGATGGCAAACACCGCCACCCCCAGCGCCGCTTTGCCAGACGCCTTCAGTCCCGCAACCGCGGGCGTGAACCAGACGATAGCGGCCAGAGCGGCAAACGCGATGGCGAGGGCAAGCCACTTTTGTCGGGACATGGATAACTCCTCCTCATTTCACGATTTGTCTTAACATTGTTATTGTAGTCAACATTCCGTTAATTGGGTATTTTTTCTCGACAAAAGGATCAAAACCAGCGACAAAGCGGTCAAAAACTCACCCAAGCCGCCATGGTGGTGCCGACACATTCCTTATATATTCCCGCCAGTCGCCGCCCGGCACTAGCTCGCCGAGCACGGCAAGGCTTTCCCGGTCATGCCACGCATAGATGTATGCATCGACTATGCGGCCATCGGCAGCGATAACCGGTCGAACAATCCGGTCATAGAGATTGTTGGCACAGCCGGGGCCAAAGTAATCTTCCAGCTGGTCAAGGCTAACTAACGCCTGGTCAATGTCCTTTAGCTCCACCAGCTCACCGGTGACCTCGCCGTTACCGTCATCGTCGCAGTAGGCCGGATAGCCATAAGGGAGATGATATATTCGCCCTGCCGTTTTCGCTGGCTCAATCGCTTTAATATACGGCTTAAGCACATGGTGGTTGGCCAGACCGGACATCAGCGTGCCGTACACAAAAACATGCTTAATCATTGGCGAGCTA
Above is a window of Thermosinus carboxydivorans Nor1 DNA encoding:
- a CDS encoding gamma-glutamylcyclotransferase family protein, with product MIKHVFVYGTLMSGLANHHVLKPYIKAIEPAKTAGRIYHLPYGYPAYCDDDGNGEVTGELVELKDIDQALVSLDQLEDYFGPGCANNLYDRIVRPVIAADGRIVDAYIYAWHDRESLAVLGELVPGGDWREYIRNVSAPPWRLG